A segment of the Fibrobacter succinogenes subsp. succinogenes S85 genome:
CACCAGGAAGTCTGATTCACGAACGCCACCATTCGCATTCCAGGACTGCATGGAATAAACTTCGGAAGTCGAGCAGTTGATGTAGGTATCCGCACCAAGAGCGATCGCCATTTCCAAGAACGTCTTCATCGAGATGACGTTTGTAAGGAACGTGTGTTCCACTTCGTAGAAATGCTTCGTATGCACGACTGCGGCGCAGTTGATGAAAACCAGGCGGCCGGAATAAGAGCCTTTGAGACTCTTCACCTTGTCGGCGACAGCGGCCATGTGTCCGGCATTGTTGATGTCGTATTCAAAAAAGATATAGTCATCACGACCGACCAAGTCCTTCACCGTATCGATAGAACTGGCAAAGAAGTTGTCAAAACCGACAACGATGTTTTCTTCTTTCAGCAGTTGGTGCGAAAGTTCACTGCCGGTCATGCCTGTAGCACCACTTATGACATACAGATTTTTCTTCATGTTAAGCCTCTGTTTAAATTCCTAAAGTCAGACGATCCTTGTAGAATACATCTACCTCGTCCGTATAAAGATCCTGTTCCGCCACGATATCGTACGGAACGCAAACATGCTCGTATTCCGTCGTTTCGGTATCGAGAATCCCGAACTGCGCGCAGGGATTGATATTCCGCGGCTGCCCGACAGAACCGGGATTAATAAAAACCGTTTTTTTCTTGTTTCTCGTGCTCGGGGAATCCGCCTTGAAAAGCACCTCGAAGTAGTGGCACACATGGGAATGCGCAGTCAAGACATAATCGAATTCCGCGTATTCTTCGCGAGTGAGTTCCACAGGTGTAAACTTGCCCCAATACGGGTCGCCCAAGATGCCATGCACCAGCAGGAACTTCTTGCCGTCAATTTCCAGGGAACAAGTGCCATCGCGATTCATCTTGTTATTGATAAAGTCGATGGACTCCTGAGAGAGGCGCTTTTGCGTATAGTGGAGGATAGCGCGCCCGCGGTCTGTCGCGAATCGGGTCGTGTCGTTGTCCATGACAGCCTTCTCGTGGTTTCCCCAAATCTTCGCAACAAACTTGTCATCCATACCGCGAATCATGTCCACGATTTCGTTCGGGCGCATGCCGTAATTGACAAGGTCTCCCAGCAACACGAATTTGTCGACATGGCGACGTCTAATTTCTTCGAGCACCGCATTCAATGCAGTCACGTTCGCATGGATATCCGACAGCAGGGCGAGTCGCATTTTTATTTCCTCAGGAACTCCATAAGAGCGTTCTTGTTCTCGATAGGCGTCGTTGTCGGACGGCCCAGATCCTTGCGGTTACCCTTCTTCACCTTGACTTCGAGGAGCACGGGGCCCTTCATGCCCTTGAGCTTTTCGAGCA
Coding sequences within it:
- a CDS encoding metallophosphoesterase family protein, producing the protein MRLALLSDIHANVTALNAVLEEIRRRHVDKFVLLGDLVNYGMRPNEIVDMIRGMDDKFVAKIWGNHEKAVMDNDTTRFATDRGRAILHYTQKRLSQESIDFINNKMNRDGTCSLEIDGKKFLLVHGILGDPYWGKFTPVELTREEYAEFDYVLTAHSHVCHYFEVLFKADSPSTRNKKKTVFINPGSVGQPRNINPCAQFGILDTETTEYEHVCVPYDIVAEQDLYTDEVDVFYKDRLTLGI